One region of Salinibacterium sp. TMP30 genomic DNA includes:
- a CDS encoding ABC transporter substrate-binding protein: MISHHYRRAILPIATLGIASLVLTGCASGSGGTDGAGGPGDAGDADGIVTIYGTIADTEAELLEESWAAWEDENGIDIQYEASKEFEAQISIRAQGGNAPDLAIFPQPGLLADLASRDYIQPAPEGVKANVEEYWSADWANYATTGDTLYGAPLMASVKGFVWYSPAQFAEWGVEVPTTWDELLTLTQTIADETGTAPWCAGFGSDAATGWPGTDWVEDLVLRQAGPETYDKWVSNEIPFSDPAIVSAFDSVGEILLNPEFVNAGFGDVKSIVTTPFGDPARALGDGTCALHHQASFFDGFIQDPKNGNATVGPDADIWAFVTPSVEAGGNAVTGGGEIVGAFSNDEETIKVQEFLSSPEWANTRVKLGGVISANNGLDPASASSPILQQAITILQDPDTTFRFDASDLMPGVVGAGSFWTGMVDWINGKSTEEVLSTIDASWPSE; this comes from the coding sequence ATGATTTCCCACCACTATCGACGAGCCATACTTCCGATCGCCACTCTCGGCATCGCAAGCTTGGTTCTCACCGGCTGCGCATCAGGATCCGGTGGCACAGACGGCGCCGGCGGACCCGGCGATGCTGGCGATGCTGACGGCATCGTCACCATCTACGGCACCATTGCTGACACCGAGGCTGAACTTCTTGAGGAGTCTTGGGCTGCCTGGGAAGATGAGAACGGCATCGACATTCAGTACGAAGCCAGCAAAGAGTTCGAAGCCCAGATCAGTATCCGGGCCCAAGGCGGCAACGCTCCCGACCTCGCAATCTTCCCGCAGCCTGGTCTGCTCGCAGACCTCGCATCGCGCGACTACATTCAGCCAGCCCCCGAGGGCGTTAAAGCCAACGTAGAAGAATATTGGTCCGCAGACTGGGCGAACTACGCCACCACGGGAGACACCCTCTACGGTGCACCACTGATGGCCAGCGTTAAAGGTTTCGTCTGGTACTCGCCAGCGCAGTTCGCTGAGTGGGGTGTAGAAGTTCCCACCACGTGGGATGAACTGCTCACCCTCACCCAAACAATCGCTGACGAGACGGGCACCGCACCGTGGTGTGCAGGATTCGGATCGGATGCCGCAACGGGCTGGCCAGGAACCGACTGGGTTGAAGACCTCGTGCTTCGCCAGGCCGGACCAGAGACGTACGACAAGTGGGTGTCGAACGAAATTCCCTTCAGCGACCCCGCCATCGTCTCGGCCTTCGATTCCGTCGGTGAAATTCTCTTGAACCCTGAATTCGTCAACGCGGGATTCGGTGACGTGAAGTCGATCGTTACTACCCCGTTCGGTGACCCGGCTCGTGCGCTCGGTGACGGCACCTGTGCACTCCACCACCAGGCATCGTTCTTCGACGGGTTCATCCAGGACCCCAAGAACGGCAACGCTACGGTCGGACCGGATGCTGACATCTGGGCCTTCGTTACTCCGTCCGTTGAGGCCGGCGGCAACGCCGTCACCGGTGGTGGCGAAATCGTTGGAGCCTTCTCGAACGACGAAGAAACCATCAAGGTTCAGGAGTTCCTCTCGAGCCCCGAGTGGGCAAACACTCGCGTGAAGCTGGGCGGTGTCATTAGCGCCAACAACGGCCTCGACCCCGCAAGCGCGAGCAGCCCGATCCTGCAGCAGGCCATCACCATCCTGCAGGACCCCGACACGACCTTCCGCTTTGACGCATCCGACCTTATGCCGGGTGTTGTTGGCGCTGGATCGTTCTGGACAGGAATGGTCGACTGGATCAACGGCAAATCAACCGAAGAGGTGCTCTCAACTATTGACGCCTCATGGCCATCTGAATAG
- a CDS encoding DUF981 domain-containing protein, whose translation MDQGLVIDWTQMPTYNTIMAVAAGAGLLSLVLFARRLMAGTEIDFRGYAVNFGVLGLILTITGAHMTLTWPFAAYFPFDNIIFGEPSLAFGVLLLAASFVLWRRAAVLEESADAARSVARTAEPLGVLIFGLGLSLIAIAFAGIIFQLFAAPPEEPISGAFAQWPWVEAIFMSGLFGLVGLGALLFPFATRTFAVRSTPTKVQWIAGVALALSGVVFLLFGALNFFTHIGLIVNTMG comes from the coding sequence ATGGATCAAGGATTAGTAATTGACTGGACTCAAATGCCCACCTACAACACGATCATGGCGGTGGCAGCCGGAGCAGGCCTGCTCAGCCTTGTTCTGTTTGCGAGACGGCTGATGGCGGGCACCGAGATCGACTTCCGAGGCTACGCTGTCAACTTCGGCGTGTTGGGCCTGATACTCACGATCACGGGCGCTCATATGACACTGACATGGCCGTTTGCCGCCTACTTCCCGTTCGACAACATCATCTTCGGAGAACCAAGCCTTGCGTTTGGTGTTCTCCTGCTGGCTGCGAGCTTTGTACTGTGGCGTCGAGCCGCAGTGCTCGAAGAGTCAGCGGATGCTGCACGCTCCGTTGCCCGCACAGCGGAGCCGCTTGGCGTGCTCATCTTCGGCCTCGGGCTTTCCCTCATCGCTATCGCTTTCGCGGGAATCATCTTCCAGCTCTTCGCTGCCCCGCCGGAGGAACCCATTTCTGGCGCTTTCGCCCAGTGGCCCTGGGTCGAAGCAATCTTCATGTCGGGACTGTTCGGACTGGTTGGTCTGGGTGCACTACTGTTCCCGTTCGCCACCCGCACCTTCGCTGTGCGCAGCACCCCTACCAAGGTTCAGTGGATTGCTGGGGTTGCGCTCGCCCTGAGTGGAGTCGTATTTCTGCTCTTCGGCGCTCTCAACTTCTTCACTCACATCGGGCTT